One Ensifer adhaerens genomic region harbors:
- a CDS encoding MBL fold metallo-hydrolase has product MRDDNFRVRFWGVRGSLPVSGQQYVAYGGNTSCIEIRCGKDVLLFDAGSGLREAGYALIDEGVEEFDLFFTHSHYDHIIGLPYFKPIYKCRNSVRFWSGHLHGTMTTREMIRDFMRPPWFPVDPDICQASLDGMDFKPGDVLTPRAGVTIRTTSLNHPGGCVGYRIEWNGRAVALVYDTEHEPGVLDPGVLELIAGADLFVYDCTYLESEMEHFQGYGHSTGMHGARLAMAAGVKQLAMFHHDPSRTDEALAAMERDVQATFPGAFAARDGQIVELD; this is encoded by the coding sequence ATGCGTGACGACAACTTTCGAGTGCGGTTCTGGGGCGTAAGAGGAAGTTTGCCGGTCTCCGGCCAACAATACGTCGCCTATGGGGGAAATACATCCTGCATCGAAATTCGATGCGGCAAGGACGTATTGCTGTTCGATGCCGGCTCTGGCCTGCGCGAGGCTGGCTATGCGCTGATCGACGAAGGCGTCGAAGAGTTCGATCTGTTCTTCACTCACAGCCACTACGACCACATTATCGGTCTTCCCTATTTCAAACCCATCTACAAATGTCGCAATTCGGTGCGCTTCTGGTCTGGCCATCTGCACGGCACCATGACCACGCGGGAGATGATCCGCGATTTCATGCGCCCACCATGGTTCCCGGTCGATCCCGACATCTGTCAAGCGAGCCTCGACGGCATGGACTTCAAACCCGGTGACGTGCTGACCCCGCGTGCCGGCGTCACCATCCGCACGACGAGCCTCAACCATCCCGGTGGCTGCGTCGGCTATCGGATCGAATGGAACGGCCGCGCCGTCGCTCTCGTCTACGATACCGAGCACGAGCCGGGCGTCCTCGATCCCGGCGTGCTCGAACTGATCGCCGGGGCCGACCTGTTCGTCTACGACTGCACCTATCTCGAAAGCGAGATGGAGCATTTTCAGGGTTACGGACACTCGACCGGCATGCATGGCGCACGACTGGCGATGGCCGCCGGCGTCAAGCAGCTCGCCATGTTCCACCACGATCCGTCGCGCACCGATGAGGCGTTGGCCGCCATGGAACGCGATGTCCAGGCGACATTCCCCGGCGCCTTTGCCGCCCGCGACGGACAGATCGTCGAGCTCGATTGA
- a CDS encoding DUF3095 domain-containing protein produces MAEAMEGRFYDSVPLFDAFEGVADEANYRPLPDGWLLAVADIVNSTGAIADGRYKTVNMAGASVISALMNVLEEKTMPFVFGGDGALAALPASMADRARDALAAVKTWVAEELDLELRTALVPVSDIRQHGLDMRVARFKASDEVSYAMFAGGGASWAEAAMKAGRYHVAAAPAGSRPDLTGLSCRWNSIESCHGTIASIIAVPGAKGNGPEFQALIADIVALADEEDRGGHPVPELGPTARLSFQGIDIETRAAAPRGRRFLKRCIITVQTLALFVCLRMGWNFGPFDTNRYRRDLADNTDFRKFDDGLKMTIDISAPCLERIEVRLQRAEAEGVGHYGLHRQDSALMTCIVPTPMTRDHIHFVDGASGGYAVAASNLKAALARNKATQPFAGGAG; encoded by the coding sequence ATGGCTGAGGCAATGGAAGGCCGATTTTACGATAGCGTGCCGTTGTTCGACGCCTTCGAAGGCGTCGCGGACGAAGCGAATTACCGGCCGTTGCCGGATGGCTGGCTGCTGGCCGTGGCCGATATCGTCAACTCGACCGGTGCGATTGCCGACGGCCGCTACAAGACGGTCAACATGGCCGGCGCCAGCGTCATATCCGCCCTGATGAACGTGCTCGAAGAAAAGACGATGCCCTTCGTATTCGGGGGGGATGGCGCCTTGGCGGCGCTGCCGGCATCAATGGCCGACAGGGCCCGCGACGCGCTGGCCGCGGTGAAGACCTGGGTGGCGGAGGAACTTGACCTTGAGTTGCGGACCGCGCTCGTTCCGGTCAGCGACATCCGCCAGCACGGGCTCGACATGCGTGTCGCCCGCTTCAAGGCCAGCGACGAGGTTTCCTACGCGATGTTTGCGGGCGGCGGGGCAAGCTGGGCCGAGGCGGCAATGAAGGCCGGGCGCTATCACGTCGCGGCAGCGCCTGCCGGCAGCCGGCCGGACCTGACCGGCCTTTCATGTCGCTGGAACTCGATCGAGTCCTGCCACGGCACGATCGCCTCGATCATCGCGGTGCCGGGGGCGAAGGGCAACGGACCGGAGTTCCAGGCGCTGATCGCCGACATCGTCGCGCTTGCCGACGAGGAAGATCGCGGCGGGCACCCCGTTCCCGAGCTTGGGCCGACCGCGCGGCTCTCGTTCCAGGGGATCGACATCGAGACGCGTGCGGCCGCTCCGCGAGGGCGACGTTTCCTGAAACGTTGCATTATCACCGTGCAGACGCTGGCACTTTTCGTCTGCCTTCGCATGGGCTGGAACTTCGGTCCTTTCGATACGAACCGGTATCGCCGCGACCTTGCCGACAACACCGACTTCCGTAAATTCGACGACGGCCTGAAAATGACGATCGATATCAGTGCCCCGTGCCTCGAACGGATCGAGGTGCGGCTGCAGCGGGCAGAGGCAGAGGGCGTCGGACACTATGGCCTGCACCGGCAGGATTCGGCGCTGATGACCTGCATCGTGCCGACGCCGATGACCCGCGACCACATACACTTCGTCGACGGCGCCTCTGGAGGCTATGCGGTGGCGGCGAGCAATCTCAAGGCCGCGCTGGCGCGCAACAAGGCTACTCAACCCTTTGCGGGTGGCGCCGGCTAG
- a CDS encoding nucleotide sugar dehydrogenase has protein sequence MTSPHFESLLSSISARSAKAGVIGLGYVGLPLAIAAARAGYSVIGFDIDPGKIVALDAGKSYIGAVSDAVLARESGAGRFRSTTDFLELSGCDVIIICVPTPLTKYRDPDLSFVEKTSRAIAATLRPAQLIVLESTTYPGTTDGIVRSILEETGFKSGAEFFVGFSPEREDPGNPVYETVSIPKVVAGDGPEAAKLMEAFYASVVKTVVPVSSNATAEAVKLTENIFRSVNIALVNELKIVYEAMGIDVWEVIEAAKTKPFGYMPFYPGPGLGGHCIPIDPFYLTWKSREYELPTRFIELAGEINSAMPRHVVSRLAEALDRHAGKALSRSTVLVIGLAYKKNVPDIRESPSLRLIELIEERGGHTAYHDPYVTEIPPTREYAALKGRSSVTLDEPTVAAFDAVLIATDHDQVDYAALAKWAPLVVDTRNVFHRNGLTGSHIIKA, from the coding sequence TTGACCTCACCTCATTTCGAAAGCCTGCTGTCGTCCATCTCCGCCCGGAGCGCCAAGGCCGGCGTCATCGGGCTCGGCTATGTCGGCCTGCCATTGGCGATTGCGGCAGCGCGCGCGGGCTATTCCGTCATCGGTTTCGACATTGATCCCGGCAAGATCGTCGCGCTCGATGCGGGCAAGTCCTACATCGGGGCGGTCTCGGACGCTGTCCTTGCCCGGGAGAGCGGTGCTGGCCGTTTCCGTTCCACGACGGATTTCCTCGAACTGTCCGGCTGCGACGTCATCATCATCTGCGTGCCGACGCCCCTGACCAAATATCGCGACCCGGACCTTTCCTTTGTCGAAAAGACGTCGCGCGCGATCGCCGCAACCCTGCGTCCCGCGCAGCTCATCGTCCTGGAATCGACCACCTACCCCGGTACGACCGATGGCATCGTGCGCAGCATCCTCGAGGAAACCGGGTTCAAGTCCGGCGCCGAATTTTTCGTCGGCTTTTCACCCGAGCGCGAAGACCCGGGCAACCCGGTCTATGAGACCGTGAGCATTCCGAAGGTCGTCGCCGGCGACGGCCCCGAGGCGGCAAAGCTGATGGAGGCGTTCTACGCTTCCGTGGTCAAGACGGTCGTTCCGGTCTCGTCCAACGCCACGGCGGAAGCCGTGAAACTCACCGAAAACATCTTCCGCTCGGTCAACATCGCGCTCGTCAACGAATTGAAGATTGTCTACGAGGCGATGGGCATCGACGTCTGGGAAGTGATCGAGGCCGCCAAAACCAAGCCGTTCGGCTATATGCCGTTCTATCCCGGCCCCGGCCTCGGCGGCCACTGTATTCCGATCGACCCTTTTTACCTCACCTGGAAGTCGCGCGAATACGAACTGCCGACGCGTTTCATCGAGCTTGCCGGCGAGATCAACTCGGCCATGCCGCGCCACGTCGTCAGCCGACTGGCCGAGGCGCTGGACCGGCACGCCGGCAAGGCGCTCAGCCGCTCCACCGTTCTCGTCATCGGCCTCGCCTACAAGAAGAACGTTCCCGATATTCGCGAGAGCCCATCGTTGCGCCTGATCGAACTGATCGAGGAGCGCGGCGGCCACACCGCCTATCACGACCCCTACGTTACCGAGATCCCGCCGACGCGCGAATATGCCGCTCTGAAGGGCCGGAGTTCAGTGACGCTCGACGAGCCCACGGTGGCGGCGTTCGACGCCGTGCTGATCGCCACCGACCACGACCAGGTGGACTACGCAGCCCTCGCCAAGTGGGCGCCGCTCGTCGTCGATACCCGCAACGTCTTCCATCGAAACGGCCTGACGGGCAGCCACATTATCAAGGCATAG